In Dromaius novaehollandiae isolate bDroNov1 chromosome 3, bDroNov1.hap1, whole genome shotgun sequence, the following are encoded in one genomic region:
- the TAB2 gene encoding TGF-beta-activated kinase 1 and MAP3K7-binding protein 2 isoform X1, which translates to MAQGSQQIDIQVLHDLRQKFPEVPEGVVSRCMLQNNNNLDACCAVLSQESTKYLYGEGDLGFSDDSGIPGLRNHMTSLNLDLQSQNVCHYGREGSRMNGSRTLAHSVSDGHLQTSHPNNELFQQEPQTAPAQVPQGFNVFGMSNTVSTSNPGQHLGFHLGSKGVSSLSQQTPRFNPIMVTLAPNIQPGRNTPTSLHIHGVPPPVLNSPQGNSIYIRPYITAPSGTARQTQQQPGWASQFNPMHPQQVYQPSQPSPWTTLPTSNTTPHTSSQHSTQPNQQGHQTSHVYMPISSPTTPQAPMIHSSGSSQSSTHSQYNIQNISTGPRKNQIEIKLEPPQRNSSSKLRSTGPRTSTTPSSLNSQTLSRSQPTVYISASPPNTDEVITRGQPKVYISANATTGDDQVVRNQPTLFISTNPGVSTASRNMSGQVSMGPAFIHHHPPKSRAVGNSTTATSPRVVVTQPNTKYTFKITVSPNKPPAVSPGVVSPTFEPTNLLNLPDHYVEPEGIQHLTDPVLAHVDRISDARKLSMGSDDAAYTQALLVHQKARMERLQRELEIQKKKLDKLKSEVNEMENNLTRRRLKRSNSVSQIPSLEEMQQLRSCNRQLQIDIDCLTKEIDLFQARGPHFNPSAIHNFYDNIGFLGPVPPKPKDQRSIVKTPKTVPDTDEDEGAQWSCTACTFLNHPALNRCEQCEMPRHF; encoded by the exons ATGGCCCAAGGAAGCCAGCAAATTGATATTCAGGTTTTACATGACCTGCGACAGAAGTTTCCTGAGGTACCTGAAGGTGTCGTATCCAGATGCATGTTACAG AACAACAACAATTTGGATGCCTGTTGTGCAGTTCTCTCTCAGGAGAGCACAAAGTATCTCTACGGTGAAGGAGACCTAGGCTTTTCGGATGATTCTGGGATTCCCGGACTACGAAATCACATGACATCTCTTAACTTGGATTTGCAGTCACAGAACGTGTGTCACTATGGAAGAGAAGGAAGTAGAATGAATGGAAGCAGGACTCTAGCTCACAGCGTTAGTGATGGACACCTTCAAACCAGTCACCCCAACAATGAACTATTTCAACAGGAACCACAGACAGCACCTGCGCAGGTTCCACAAGGATTTAATGTCTTTGGAATGTCTAATACAGTTAGTACTTCTAATCCAGGGCAACATCTTGGATTTCACCTAGGCAGCAAGGGAGTATCTAGCTTGTCTCAACAAACACCTAGATTCAACCCCATTATGGTAACTTTAGCCCCAAATATTCAGCCTGGCCGCAATACCCCTACATCTTTGCACATACATGGTGTACCTCCTCCTGTTCTTAACAGTCCACAGGGAAATTCAATCTATATTAGGCCTTATATCACAGCTCCTAGTGGTACAGCTCGAcagacacagcagcagccaggctgggcaTCTCAGTTTAATCccatgcaccctcagcaagtctacCAGCCTTCGCAGCCAAGTCCCTGGACTACTCTTCCTACATCCAATACTACGCCACATACCTCATCGCAACACTCAACGCAGCCAAATCAGCAAGGCCACCAGACTTCTCATGTCTATATGCCTATCAGTTCTCCTACTACTCCACAAGCGCCTATGATTCATTCATCTGGTAGCTCGCAGTCATCTACTCATAGCCAATACAACATTCAGAATATATCCACAGGACCTCGCAAAAACCAGATTGAAATCAAACTTGAACCACCACAAAGAAACAGTTCTTCTAAGTTGCGCTCAACTGGCCCTCGCACTTCCACTACTCCCTCTTCCCTCAACAGCCAGACATTAAGTAGAAGTCAACCCACTGTTTACATATCGGCCAGTCCACCAAATACCGATGAAGTGATCACACGCGGTCAGCCTAAGGTCTACATTTCAGCAAATGCCACAACAGGGGATGATCAAGTTGTGCGGAACCAGCCCACGCTTTTCATATCAACAAACCCTGGAGTATCTACTGCTTCTAGGAATATGTCTGGTCAAGTAAGCATGGGTCCTGCATTTATTCATCACCATCCACCCAAGAGTCGAGCAGTGGGCAACAGCACCACTGCAACCTCTCCTCGAGTGGTGGTCACGCAGCCTAACacaaaatatacttttaaaattacagtttcTCCAAATAAGCCCCCTGCAGTTTCTCCAGGGGTAGTGTCCCCAACCTTTGAACCTACAAATCTTCTAAACCTTCCTGATCACTATGTTGAACCAGAGGGTATCCAGCATCTAACTGACCCTGTTTTAGCACATGTGGATAGGATCAGTGATGCACGGAAACTGAGTATGGGATCTGATGATGCTGCCTACACACAAG CTTTACTGGTACACCAGAAAGCCAGGATGGAGCGACTTCAACGAGAACTAGagattcaaaagaaaaagttGGATAAACTAAAATCAGAGGTCAATGAAATGGAGAATAATCTAACACGAAGGCGCCTGAAAAGATCgaattctgtttcccaaattcCATCA ctggAAGAAATGCAACAGTTAAGAAGTTGTAACAGACAGCTGCAGATAGACATAGATTGCCTAACCAAAGAGATTGATCTTTTTCAAGCAAGAG gaCCACATTTTAATCCCAGCGCTATTCATAATTTTTATGATAATATTGGATTTCTTGGTCCGGTGCCACCAAAACCCAAAG
- the TAB2 gene encoding TGF-beta-activated kinase 1 and MAP3K7-binding protein 2 isoform X2, whose amino-acid sequence MTSLNLDLQSQNVCHYGREGSRMNGSRTLAHSVSDGHLQTSHPNNELFQQEPQTAPAQVPQGFNVFGMSNTVSTSNPGQHLGFHLGSKGVSSLSQQTPRFNPIMVTLAPNIQPGRNTPTSLHIHGVPPPVLNSPQGNSIYIRPYITAPSGTARQTQQQPGWASQFNPMHPQQVYQPSQPSPWTTLPTSNTTPHTSSQHSTQPNQQGHQTSHVYMPISSPTTPQAPMIHSSGSSQSSTHSQYNIQNISTGPRKNQIEIKLEPPQRNSSSKLRSTGPRTSTTPSSLNSQTLSRSQPTVYISASPPNTDEVITRGQPKVYISANATTGDDQVVRNQPTLFISTNPGVSTASRNMSGQVSMGPAFIHHHPPKSRAVGNSTTATSPRVVVTQPNTKYTFKITVSPNKPPAVSPGVVSPTFEPTNLLNLPDHYVEPEGIQHLTDPVLAHVDRISDARKLSMGSDDAAYTQALLVHQKARMERLQRELEIQKKKLDKLKSEVNEMENNLTRRRLKRSNSVSQIPSLEEMQQLRSCNRQLQIDIDCLTKEIDLFQARGPHFNPSAIHNFYDNIGFLGPVPPKPKDQRSIVKTPKTVPDTDEDEGAQWSCTACTFLNHPALNRCEQCEMPRHF is encoded by the exons ATGACATCTCTTAACTTGGATTTGCAGTCACAGAACGTGTGTCACTATGGAAGAGAAGGAAGTAGAATGAATGGAAGCAGGACTCTAGCTCACAGCGTTAGTGATGGACACCTTCAAACCAGTCACCCCAACAATGAACTATTTCAACAGGAACCACAGACAGCACCTGCGCAGGTTCCACAAGGATTTAATGTCTTTGGAATGTCTAATACAGTTAGTACTTCTAATCCAGGGCAACATCTTGGATTTCACCTAGGCAGCAAGGGAGTATCTAGCTTGTCTCAACAAACACCTAGATTCAACCCCATTATGGTAACTTTAGCCCCAAATATTCAGCCTGGCCGCAATACCCCTACATCTTTGCACATACATGGTGTACCTCCTCCTGTTCTTAACAGTCCACAGGGAAATTCAATCTATATTAGGCCTTATATCACAGCTCCTAGTGGTACAGCTCGAcagacacagcagcagccaggctgggcaTCTCAGTTTAATCccatgcaccctcagcaagtctacCAGCCTTCGCAGCCAAGTCCCTGGACTACTCTTCCTACATCCAATACTACGCCACATACCTCATCGCAACACTCAACGCAGCCAAATCAGCAAGGCCACCAGACTTCTCATGTCTATATGCCTATCAGTTCTCCTACTACTCCACAAGCGCCTATGATTCATTCATCTGGTAGCTCGCAGTCATCTACTCATAGCCAATACAACATTCAGAATATATCCACAGGACCTCGCAAAAACCAGATTGAAATCAAACTTGAACCACCACAAAGAAACAGTTCTTCTAAGTTGCGCTCAACTGGCCCTCGCACTTCCACTACTCCCTCTTCCCTCAACAGCCAGACATTAAGTAGAAGTCAACCCACTGTTTACATATCGGCCAGTCCACCAAATACCGATGAAGTGATCACACGCGGTCAGCCTAAGGTCTACATTTCAGCAAATGCCACAACAGGGGATGATCAAGTTGTGCGGAACCAGCCCACGCTTTTCATATCAACAAACCCTGGAGTATCTACTGCTTCTAGGAATATGTCTGGTCAAGTAAGCATGGGTCCTGCATTTATTCATCACCATCCACCCAAGAGTCGAGCAGTGGGCAACAGCACCACTGCAACCTCTCCTCGAGTGGTGGTCACGCAGCCTAACacaaaatatacttttaaaattacagtttcTCCAAATAAGCCCCCTGCAGTTTCTCCAGGGGTAGTGTCCCCAACCTTTGAACCTACAAATCTTCTAAACCTTCCTGATCACTATGTTGAACCAGAGGGTATCCAGCATCTAACTGACCCTGTTTTAGCACATGTGGATAGGATCAGTGATGCACGGAAACTGAGTATGGGATCTGATGATGCTGCCTACACACAAG CTTTACTGGTACACCAGAAAGCCAGGATGGAGCGACTTCAACGAGAACTAGagattcaaaagaaaaagttGGATAAACTAAAATCAGAGGTCAATGAAATGGAGAATAATCTAACACGAAGGCGCCTGAAAAGATCgaattctgtttcccaaattcCATCA ctggAAGAAATGCAACAGTTAAGAAGTTGTAACAGACAGCTGCAGATAGACATAGATTGCCTAACCAAAGAGATTGATCTTTTTCAAGCAAGAG gaCCACATTTTAATCCCAGCGCTATTCATAATTTTTATGATAATATTGGATTTCTTGGTCCGGTGCCACCAAAACCCAAAG